In one window of Gossypium hirsutum isolate 1008001.06 chromosome A01, Gossypium_hirsutum_v2.1, whole genome shotgun sequence DNA:
- the LOC107917306 gene encoding serine/threonine-protein kinase D6PKL2 isoform X2, whose product MQPSKPHKLESVDSLTKKVDSGLSLSGGSPEDSREQEKKASEHGINSASDKSSDGATGLAKTSGSAKVGDHPDYNESGKSSICRGSTSSDVSDESTCSSLSSSINKPHKANDIRWEAIQAVRAKDGVLGLNHFRLLKRLGCGDIGSVYLSELNGTKCYFAMKVMDKASLASRKKLLRAQTEREILQSLDHPFLPTLYTHFETDKFSCLVMEFCPGGDLHTLRQRQPGKHFTELAVKFYVAEVLLALEYLHMLGIVYRDLKPENVLVREDGHIMLSDFDLSLRCAFNPTLVKLSTPESEPLRKNSTYCVQPACIEPSCIQPSCVVPTTCFSPRFFSSKSKKDRKPKNKMGNQVSPLPELIAEPTNARSMSFVGTHEYLAPEIIKGQGHGSAVDWWTFGIFLYELLFGKTPFKGSGNRATLFNVVGQPLRFPESPVVSFAARDLIRGLLVKEPQHRLAYKRGATEIKQHPFFEGVNWALIRCASPPEIPKPVEIERIPVPTSSAGDKPAVPVTKDQKNYLEFDFF is encoded by the exons ATGCAGCCATCAAAACCTCATAAATTAGAGTCCGTTGATTCCTTGACGAAGAAAGTAGATTCAGGTCTATCCCTGAGTGGTGGATCACCAGAAGATTCTCGTGAACAAGAAAAGAAAGCATCGGAGCATGGGATTAATTCAGCTTCAGATAAATCTAGTGATGGGGCCACCGGCCTTGCTAAGACTAGCGGAAGTGCCAAAGTTGGTGATCATCCTGATTATAATGAGAGTGGTAAGAGCAGTATTTGCAGAGGTAGCACAAGCAGTGATGTGAGTGATGAAAGTACGTGTAGCAGCTTAAGTAGTAGTATCAACAAACCTCATAAGGCAAATGATATAAGGTGGGAAGCCATACAGGCTGTCCGAGCGAAAGATGGTGTGTTGGGTTTGAACCATTTCAGATTACTGAAGAGATTAGGCTGTGGGGATATTGGAAGTGTCTATCTTTCAGAATTAAATGGTACAAAGTGTTATTTTGCAATGAAGGTGATGGACAAAGCATCTTTAGCAAGTCGTAAGAAACTTCTTCGAGCTCAAACAGAGAGAGAAATACTACAATCCCTGGACCATCCCTTCCTTCCAACATTGTATACCCATTTCGAGACTGATAAATTTTCATGTTTAGTGATGGAGTTCTGCCCCGGCGGTGATTTGCATACACTAAGACAGAGACAACCAGGAAAGCATTTTACTGAGCTAGCAGTGAA ATTCTATGTAGCAGAGGTTCTCCTTGCTTTGGAATATCTCCACATGCTTGGTATTGTATATCGTGATCTCAAGCCAGAAAATGTTCTTGTTCGAGAAGATGGACACATAATGCTTTCAGACTTTGATCTTTCCCTCCGTTGTGCTTTCAATCCAACACTAGTCAAGTTGTCCACACCTGAGTCTGAACCATTGCGAAAGAATTCAACTTATTGTGTACAACCAGCTTGCATTGAGCCCTCCTGCATCCAGCCATCATGTGTGGTACCTACAACATGTTTTTCACCTCGCTTCTTTTCATCAAAATCCAAAAAAGACCGCAAGCCGAAGAATAAAATGGGAAACCAAGTCAGTCCATTGCCTGAGCTTATTGCTGAGCCAACCAATGCTCGCTCCATGTCATTTGTGGGAACCCATGAGTACTTGGCTCCCGAAATTATCAAAGGTCAGGGACATGGAAGTGCTGTTGATTGGTGGACTTTTGGGATCTTCTTGTATGAGCTATTGTTTGGTAAAACGCCTTTCAAAGGATCTGGGAACCGAGCGACACTCTTCAATGTCGTAGGGCAACCCTTGAGATTTCCAGAATCACCAGTAGTAAGTTTTGCCGCAAGAGATTTGATAAGGGGTTTGTTGGTCAAAGAACCACAACATAGGTTAGCCTATAAGCGAGGTGCAACTGAGATTAAGCAACACCCTTTCTTTGAAGGTGTAAATTGGGCTTTAATTCGTTGTGCAAGCCCCCCGGAGATTCCAAAACCAGTTGAAATCGAGCGGATTCCGGTCCCCACATCATCAGCTGGCGATAAACCTGCTGTTCCTGTGACCAAGGATCAGAAAAACTATCTggaatttgatttcttttaa
- the LOC107917306 gene encoding serine/threonine-protein kinase D6PK isoform X1, translated as MASKSSVIHSPEKLRKPFGSETGEGNSCRLSPIQITKTSDLAPVTPRIVPKKQNSVVITEGMQPSKPHKLESVDSLTKKVDSGLSLSGGSPEDSREQEKKASEHGINSASDKSSDGATGLAKTSGSAKVGDHPDYNESGKSSICRGSTSSDVSDESTCSSLSSSINKPHKANDIRWEAIQAVRAKDGVLGLNHFRLLKRLGCGDIGSVYLSELNGTKCYFAMKVMDKASLASRKKLLRAQTEREILQSLDHPFLPTLYTHFETDKFSCLVMEFCPGGDLHTLRQRQPGKHFTELAVKFYVAEVLLALEYLHMLGIVYRDLKPENVLVREDGHIMLSDFDLSLRCAFNPTLVKLSTPESEPLRKNSTYCVQPACIEPSCIQPSCVVPTTCFSPRFFSSKSKKDRKPKNKMGNQVSPLPELIAEPTNARSMSFVGTHEYLAPEIIKGQGHGSAVDWWTFGIFLYELLFGKTPFKGSGNRATLFNVVGQPLRFPESPVVSFAARDLIRGLLVKEPQHRLAYKRGATEIKQHPFFEGVNWALIRCASPPEIPKPVEIERIPVPTSSAGDKPAVPVTKDQKNYLEFDFF; from the exons ATGGCCTCAAAATCTAGTGTCATACATTCCCCTGAAAAGCTGAGGAAACCATTTGGTAGCGAAACTGGCGAAGGGAATTCTTGTCGGCTATCTCCTATACAAATCACAAAGACAAGTGATTTAGCGCCAGTTACTCCAAGGATAGTGCCTAAGAAACAAAATTCTGTTGTAATCACGGAGGGTATGCAGCCATCAAAACCTCATAAATTAGAGTCCGTTGATTCCTTGACGAAGAAAGTAGATTCAGGTCTATCCCTGAGTGGTGGATCACCAGAAGATTCTCGTGAACAAGAAAAGAAAGCATCGGAGCATGGGATTAATTCAGCTTCAGATAAATCTAGTGATGGGGCCACCGGCCTTGCTAAGACTAGCGGAAGTGCCAAAGTTGGTGATCATCCTGATTATAATGAGAGTGGTAAGAGCAGTATTTGCAGAGGTAGCACAAGCAGTGATGTGAGTGATGAAAGTACGTGTAGCAGCTTAAGTAGTAGTATCAACAAACCTCATAAGGCAAATGATATAAGGTGGGAAGCCATACAGGCTGTCCGAGCGAAAGATGGTGTGTTGGGTTTGAACCATTTCAGATTACTGAAGAGATTAGGCTGTGGGGATATTGGAAGTGTCTATCTTTCAGAATTAAATGGTACAAAGTGTTATTTTGCAATGAAGGTGATGGACAAAGCATCTTTAGCAAGTCGTAAGAAACTTCTTCGAGCTCAAACAGAGAGAGAAATACTACAATCCCTGGACCATCCCTTCCTTCCAACATTGTATACCCATTTCGAGACTGATAAATTTTCATGTTTAGTGATGGAGTTCTGCCCCGGCGGTGATTTGCATACACTAAGACAGAGACAACCAGGAAAGCATTTTACTGAGCTAGCAGTGAA ATTCTATGTAGCAGAGGTTCTCCTTGCTTTGGAATATCTCCACATGCTTGGTATTGTATATCGTGATCTCAAGCCAGAAAATGTTCTTGTTCGAGAAGATGGACACATAATGCTTTCAGACTTTGATCTTTCCCTCCGTTGTGCTTTCAATCCAACACTAGTCAAGTTGTCCACACCTGAGTCTGAACCATTGCGAAAGAATTCAACTTATTGTGTACAACCAGCTTGCATTGAGCCCTCCTGCATCCAGCCATCATGTGTGGTACCTACAACATGTTTTTCACCTCGCTTCTTTTCATCAAAATCCAAAAAAGACCGCAAGCCGAAGAATAAAATGGGAAACCAAGTCAGTCCATTGCCTGAGCTTATTGCTGAGCCAACCAATGCTCGCTCCATGTCATTTGTGGGAACCCATGAGTACTTGGCTCCCGAAATTATCAAAGGTCAGGGACATGGAAGTGCTGTTGATTGGTGGACTTTTGGGATCTTCTTGTATGAGCTATTGTTTGGTAAAACGCCTTTCAAAGGATCTGGGAACCGAGCGACACTCTTCAATGTCGTAGGGCAACCCTTGAGATTTCCAGAATCACCAGTAGTAAGTTTTGCCGCAAGAGATTTGATAAGGGGTTTGTTGGTCAAAGAACCACAACATAGGTTAGCCTATAAGCGAGGTGCAACTGAGATTAAGCAACACCCTTTCTTTGAAGGTGTAAATTGGGCTTTAATTCGTTGTGCAAGCCCCCCGGAGATTCCAAAACCAGTTGAAATCGAGCGGATTCCGGTCCCCACATCATCAGCTGGCGATAAACCTGCTGTTCCTGTGACCAAGGATCAGAAAAACTATCTggaatttgatttcttttaa